The following is a genomic window from Solanum stenotomum isolate F172 chromosome 4, ASM1918654v1, whole genome shotgun sequence.
tttattagttaattgacctttaatattattgatccattatataatatatgatcaATTGATGTAAGTTGACATTCATGAGtaatttatatatcaatattttttgaatatatgtgtttataagtatttaaaattgatgacattatagtaagttttaaaaaactattCCTCATAggataaaaaacaaaaaattaattatgataaaaaattcttaagcatgaaaatttcttcttaatagactaatatatactttttagaaaataataaaataattattttagttaaatgagtttgatgaattaaataagtctattcttaaaaaaaaaaagcttcaatGACATGGCATGCCAACTAGGAGAAAGTGAGGTTTTTGAAgtgtcaagtatatttggaggaaaatagggatagttgagtgatattttggtcctaaatgaaacataaatgatattttaaggCAATTCCCTAAACTGGGGTGACCATTTAGGGAATTGACtcaccaaaatttaaatataatatcatgcaatagatgaaaaaactgAATAATCTCTATACAATTACCAAAACaactttatatttaaatttgtatacgTCAGAAATCATTACAGCATAAGCAATCAACACAATTAATCCATTGAAAATCACCataaatttatatgaaatttcataattttttctaaCATCAACAACAGAAGTGCAAAATTTCACAAATAAGATTAGTCCGAGAACGTATTGAAATTTAATGTCACTGTGTATTAGAAAATCACAAACTACtttatttgtgtttttatttaattttatataagtttgatatttaaattatttagaagtgtgtaaaattttcaaaataggGGTAAGATCGTGTATAAATCATTTTCTCAGATGTCATTTAAGGAATCATATTGAGTATGTTATTTGTTGTTATCGTAAGTTTTTAACCTTATTTGTTGTCACttagatttgatgttcttgagctgagggtctcctggaaacagcctctctacctccacgaggtagtggcaaggtctgcgtactatttaccctccccagaccccacctagtgggattttactgggttgttgttgttgttgttgttgtaagttTTTAACCTTTTTTCGCTCCAATCAATAACTCGTAAATCACACAGAAGAGGTAATCCACATTAGGCAAGTCCGGTACAACGAACTCGATCCAGAAGGCAAACCACTTGCTTTTGTTGGCAAGGgattttgaacttgagaccacCAACATAAAAATCTCCAGCCCAAATTAGCCACTGGGTCACCCGAAGGGTGAAAAAAGATAAACTTTTTAACCTTTTATAATAACTATATTATCAAGAAAAGTGCATTCAACTGTTtgcttatgtttattttttttctatcaaaaatcataatattgAGGTAATTAAACATGATCATACCTCTTCCAATATGtagaatataaaaatatctCTACTTTGTATTCTATCAATTGATTtcagatttttaaaatatttcatttttgtatCTCTTTTCAGTGACTAATTAATATGAAGGCTCaactaatttcaaaattatatcattcaaaacgaaaaatcaaagtaaaagTACATGCAATAATAATTAAGACATTTTTAAAAGATAGTAATATACTtggaaataattattgacaAGTAAGAACACattgtttgaaaattatatCTAAAATAATACTATACAACATGAGTAATTGGAAAGGAGAGTGTAACACCATTCCTTGGCAATTCAGTGTTTTGGCCACATATGGTGATATTTCATGCATGATCTTGGTTTTGATTTGTATGTATCTGGAATATCAGATATATAGGAGAGTGGTGATCGAGATGGGAGGGAGGCGAGCGGGATttgtaattatatatgtatCCCAGATCCATGCGAGTTCTCTTGAATgcaatgtatctagaacaaatttcTCCTAATTTTGACTTCATATCTctcaagatacatgtatctagatgcatcaaaatctggtaagattttgtaatattacaaactagacTATATCTAAATAATTAGTAAACTAGTGAAATATCAGTAAGTTTctctttaatataatatattcatacGTTCATCTTTACTAGTCCACTTATACTATTTGGGATGCCCAGTAATACTTATCtagtttataaaatcaatgaataatttaccattttgtgtctattttactcttGTTATCAACTATTTGTTGTTCATTTTTCAGTAGTTGGATGACTTCTAATCAACAGGGTGTTATAGTAAATTAtccctttatttattatttcttaaagagtGTCAAGATCAAACATTGACAAATAAAGATGGACGAATGgagtaatatataaatatatttattaagaataaattaataaaaatatcttttacttTCTAgaaatgagtaatttttttaaggaGTGTGCACCAGTTAGACCtcatttatttcattaagattaagacatctaaatctgaatgattaagatcttGTCTGTAGATCCGAACATTCAATGATTAAGActgtttatttttatacatcTGAATACATTTATAAAGACATCATCGCCCAATTTTAACAACACATTTATGAAattgttttgtattttaatccaataaaacttttacaataaatttgatcaattcttgaaagaaagaaaaaaggcaacaaaaacaaaaaattaaaaatttaaaggaaATAATTTGGATAACTAATAAAGTTTGAGAATGAGAGGGGCTTGaatattttttgaagaaaaagaatatggagcacaatttattttttctttttcagaaagtgtctttaaaaaaatttaaataagaataagTCTCTCTCACAGATCTGATTCATTGAGACTATTTTAGACTTTTAAAACATACAAATTGATATGATGAATGAGTAAACGTATATGTATTTACTGTAACCGTGTgaacataaatcataataacacgaataatattatattaaataatgttCATGCAATTATATTACTAGTATATTATATTAGATTAGAGACTATTATAGTTTAAACTTAAGAAAAACGTCTTCTCCCACGTAGAGTCAAAGCAAAATTTGGAGTTTAGagtcaattttcttctttttctttgaaaatgtaATTAGTAATTACTTTGACAAATTTTActagttgatatatatatatattctatactATTGGTCTATGGATCTGTTATTAATTTGGACTTAGTAATCATAATATTTTTCGACCAACGAATAATGACCCTtgactagaaaatagaaattaaaaccACGCTCAAATATTCAAGTCGTTTAGGGTGTTCAGTATAAGCTGCCAAACACACACAAATCTGCATgtcatattaattattactaggaaaaaaggacaaatatactcccaaactatcgtaaatagtatacagataccctccgtcactTTTTTGGGACATGGGTGCCCCtgccatccaaaaactagagcatatatgcccgtCACTCTAACAGAAAACTAAACAgggacacgtggcgcaatcttatccgttgattcgatatttaataaatgttgggtcgatggataagattatgacacatgtatgtccgttagtataaagggtatatatgctctaattTTTGGACAGCAGGGGcacaatgtcccaaaagtatgacggaggtatctgcataccatttacgatagttcggagtatatttgtcctttttcccttattACAGTATTATTTTTGGCTGGAaatgagttttaaattttaaacaaatgaaaatggggtctaatttaaattttcttgggtttcaagaaaaatggaaagtttaatttaaacaactttaaaagTCGACATATTTTTTAGAGTTTGATTTgggttttaatttgaaaaagtaACAATATATGGTTTGGTTCGTATTTAGGCAAGGTTGAAAACATACATATCGATGTAaggtagttttttttaaaaaaaaaaacttattgtTCATCcataataaatttatgaaaataatttaagattaattatgagAGTTAAATTGATCTTGCAATGTAATGatattgaattaaataaatcacagataaatgaatattaaaacAATAAAGTGAGTAATTGAATTGTGCATTGAAGATTGAGTGTTGATGGCCTAAGAATCAATTATTCGATCGATACCAAAACCTAGTCCTTTTGAACATGCATGCTATGGTTAGATCTTTAAAATCTATGTATATTCTAAATTTGTTAAGCTTTTTGGGCACATTCTaaatttgttaatatttattCACCTATTTAGATAATGTGATTTCCCATTGGATAAGGATGCATTGGTAATTAATTAGTAGGTTCGTAATACCATATAGttgtacaaaaaaaatttgtagGCCAATCAGGGGCGAACCTAGAGGTAGTCGAGGGGTTCACCCAGAGGCGGACCCACCCTATAGGGTGGGAGTTCACGTGTATTCATTGACTTTGGAAAAAATCATGTGTATAGGTGTATATCTATCTTGAGAAACTGACATaaattagaatataattaaCAGTGCACCCATGAGAAATATACATTTGTCATTGTCTTTGTTGGTACAAACTAGAAGAACCACGCATGAGACATGGGTTTGAATCTAGCTACAAtgctattttattatttttattttttaagtttatctTAGAGCTTATATTTGAGCTAAAATAATATTGGTGCACCCGAAGTCTTCAAATCATAAGTCTGCCTCTGGGTTCACTCGAACCTATTCGGCAAAAAATCACATTGTATATAAggtattttaaagaatttttatgtctatatattgattttaaaCCCCCTAAATGTAAAATTAGAGGTTGACTTAGTGGTTGAGGTATTCATGCACTCACCTCAAGCAGTGGCGTAGCTACATGGTTGTCAacgtgtccaattggacacccttcgtaggaaaaaaaaaatcatatatacaagtaaaatgatacacaaaatgattaaataacatattttggacacccttaacAAAACAAAGTATTGTAGCCCAGTGGTTTCATGTAAGGTGGCCCCCATCATCACGTATAACCTAGAAGAAGAAATCAACAAAGTTAAGTTATGGTCAAAATGGACCCTATTACACGCTACCACACCAATTATACGTACTACTTTCTCCAAGGACCCTGTTTAAAACTACTTGCCCCCATGCATcactttattattatatataaatacctACCTTCTTTCATTTGTCAGTTATCACACATTCTTTTAATTCATAGCTTAATTACCTTCTTTCATTTCTCACATTCTACTAATTCATTCATTAACCTAATTGAtcatataattattcaataaaTACCTACCTTCTTTCATTTATCAGTTATCACACATTCTTTTAATTCATAGCTTAATTACCTTCTTTCATTTCTCACGTTCTACTAATTCATTCATTAACCTAATTGATCATATAATTGATATCCATCTTTACGGAGAAAATGTTGGTCCAAATCAATGGTGTTAATAAGATTCATGAGCTTCTTCCGGCGATTAACGATGAACATGGAGGTGTAATTGTGCAAGTTGAGAGTCCTATGGAACCTAATGTCTTTCATGACATGCTTAAACATTCGATAACAAAGTGGAAgatgcaggtattagttatgtagaaATTATTTGTTGATTAATTTGTCTTAGTTATTAGTAGTAATACTTAataattactatatttattttattttgcaggGAAAGAAGGGTGTATGGATTAAAATCCCTATTGAACTTGCAAATTTGGTTGAGATTGCAGTtaaggtaattaattaatttcttcagTATATGTACTTATGTTATTATGGTGTTTGTTTAACGGGCCGGGTTAATGGATCCTCCAAAATAAtcacaacaaaaaaatttacatGTAGCGGCAATTGAGTTGATGTCATTGCATTTAGAGCCGCTAAAGTTTTTAGCTGCATTTATATAGAGTGATGGTTATTATAAATGctcatatttattattgctGCTAAAtacaattatattattgttgttgaataACTGCGGCTAAATCCATTATTTATTATATGGATGTGTTTTTATTGGTGATCAGTGGTGTAACTACATGGTGGTaaggtgtccaattggacagtCTTATTCGAAAAAAAATAtcgtatatataagtaaaatgattAAATCACATAATTTGAACACTCTTAACACAACAAGTTATTGTAGCCCAATGGTTTCTGATGCTTGGAATGAGGTAGTGCTCGCGTGTTTGAATCTCATTAATTCTACTTTTGAAAAGAGTTTTTATTGTATATTTCTAGACACCCTTTATGAAATTCCTGATTCCGCCCCTGTTGGTGATTCAACACGGGTGCAacaatacatttttgaacaaaaattaaaattaattgtgaAATGTGAACAGGAAGGGTTTCGGTACCATCATGCAGAACCTGATTACTTGATGCTTGTGCATTGGATTGCTGATAGTGAGAGTACTATACCTGCAAATGCCTCACACAAAGTCAGCATTGGTGCTATTGTCCTCAATCACAAAAGAGAGGTTCGTGCTAATTTACGtgtcatacttttttttaattaaattattctaaaaatgTATACTTGTCATAATatcttattttacttttaatgagACAATTTCTAGTCATCATAAATGTCTCTAATTTGTTATAAAccataattcttttaaaaaaatctttttgaatTTCATGTCCAATCAAACTTTTTAAAGACATTGTTACAGTAATTTCGATAATAGGTCTAAAATATATCTGGACTTTGACCAAAATTGTTATAACAATCCCAAATTTTGGATAGGACCTATTACCCCCACACTATTTAATGCagtatattttaaagatatataagtgtCCAGCTGGacaagttactatttataatattaatgttatatttATGATGTCATTAATGCAATATTTATAATGTCCACGTGGActcttatatatctttaaaatacactattaaatagtgcatagGGTAATAGGTCTTGTCCAAAGTTTgggattgttacaacaattttgatcaaaatttaaatatatttcgaACCCTTTtcctaaaatattataataaaaaaaaaagaaatcatataaaatgaaacacaGAAATACATGGCAATTACTTTCTATTTGCATGCATAATTAGACGACTATTTACATGAGAAAAGTATATAATTGTTGTTTTCAGTTGCTTGTTGTGCAAGAGAATATTGGCAGATTAAAGGGAAGTGGTATATGGAAGATCCCTACCGGTACTCTTGAGGAGGTATATTCGTATTTTAATTGAATCTATTAGATAATTTTTACTCTTATATCCGCTTCAATCTGTTTGATCTATTTTTACTTGATATAgtgtttaagaaaataaaaaagatttttttaaattttgtaattttaaattaaaggtaTATCAAATGTATCAGAATGTTATTTAATCTTGTGGTATTAAACATGTCACgcaaaaaactaaaataaaagaattgcaaaaaaagaagagagtcattttaaaaaataaatggacTTAGAAGGAAAATAGATCAAATAAATTGATATGCAGAGTAATATATAAGGAGTGGGATTGTCTCATAACGAAAGGTGAAATGAATTTGAAGGcctaatatattaattaaaaatcttagtattttcagattttatttaaaacttcgAACTTAAATAATCATGTTTGTTCATGAATTAAAatgattatatattaaaaatagcgATATCACTTTCTAACTCTATAAATTAGGCCTTCCTTCGTAAAATAGCTAAGGAAAATTGCATGTATCAAAGTGGCTTTCTTGTATTCTAAAGAcaattatcttttatttaattaattttcctaaATAATATATGGCAGTATCTCGATAAGATGACTTCGAGGCGTGAAAAAATAACTTTCTTCTTTgattacatttttctttttatctaaCATAAGCTAATTTTCGATTACATTTTTCTATTTGTCACGTATCGTATGTTGAGAGCTTTTCGATCTTGATACATTTTCAGGGTGAGAGTATATTTGAAGGTGCAATAAGGGAGCTAAAAGAAGAAACTGGAGTAAGTATAAAcacatttatataattaatgaattttaattatgtaaATCTATGCACTATAAATATtccattatattttttatgttacttatatgtgattattttttttctcttatattaAATTCCAGATTGACACGGAATTTGTGGAAGTGCTTGCATTCAGGTAGGAAACTTTTGCCACAAGgctattttgaaaattaaggAGAAATAATATTTGTCATGGCTAAGACTAAAATGATttaacttttcatattttaagaaaaagtcaaaaagaatattattgagtCATGatcaaatattgaaatttaattactaACAAGTCAAAAATAAGATTCAATAAGTCAGGTCGACCTTTCAATTTTCATTGTGTACACAAAAAGATTTTACTTCCCATCCGGCCATTTTACTTGTCGGccatactaaaaatagatgattcaaaataattgtcattttaaaaaaaaattacgatattcaatattctttatattttatccatagtaataaatattcttgaaatttaatGAACATTTGACTAATTATCCTACAATATCCAATATTTAAGTGAAAAACACATACATATACTCCAATATTGAGGTTGTTTAAAttaactcttttttatttattaaagagatcaaattaaattta
Proteins encoded in this region:
- the LOC125861602 gene encoding nudix hydrolase 2-like — protein: MKYHFIWLHCSAQFLKDEMQRRHAVCSRPRESEKMLVQINGVNKIHELLPAINDEHGGVIVQVESPMEPNVFHDMLKHSITKWKMQGKKGVWIKIPIELANLVEIAVKEGFRYHHAEPDYLMLVHWIADSESTIPANASHKVSIGAIVLNHKRELLVVQENIGRLKGSGIWKIPTGTLEEGESIFEGAIRELKEETGIDTEFVEVLAFRQIPKSFFNKSDLFFLCMMRPLSFHIQKQDLEIEAAQWMAFEEYANQPLIQKDGLSKYIRDLCLAKSEGDYQGFTPMTITSSVIDDHISSLYFLKDALHQD